Part of the Thauera sedimentorum genome, CCGATGCCGATCGGTTCGCCGGTTTCCTCGCACCAGCCGTAGTCGCCGGTGTCGATGCGGGCGATCGCTTCCTCGATCTTCTTCAGCAGCTTGCGCTCGCGGTCGCGCACGCGCAGCTCCAGGGTGTGTTCCTCTTCCACGCTGGCGCGATCGGAGGGGTCGGGCGTGGCTTCGCTTTCCTGCAGGTGGGTGGTGGTCTCGTGCGCGTTCTCCAGCAACTGGCGCATTTCCTCCTCCAGCCGGTGGCGGAAGAAGGCCAGCTGCTCCGGCGACATGTAGTCGTCGGGCGAGGCCGCAAGCAGTTCCTGCTCGGTCGGCAGGTTGTTGACGATGGCGTTCATCCTTGCTCCCTTCGTGATCCGATGAGTCGTTATACCGCGCTTTGCAGTCGTCGCGCCGGTTGGCTCGTGCCTGCGATCCCGTCCGGCATTGTAGCGGAGCCACGGCAAGCGGGGCACTTCGCCTCGGGAAGCTGCGGATCAGGCCGCCTGGGCGTGCTCCAGTGCTTCGGCGAACAGCGCGCCGAGGACCGCAACCCCCTGCTCGATGCGCGCCGCAGGCACGGTAACGAAGGCCAGGCGCAGCGTGTTGGCGGCCGCCTCGCCGGCATGGAAGGCGGCACCGGGGACGAAGGCCACGTTGCGCTCGATTGCACGCGGCAGGAGCTCGCCGGCATCGACGCCCGCGGGCAGGGTCAGCCACACGAACATGCCGCCGCGCGGCCGGTTCCAGCGCACGCCGGCCGGCATGTGGCGGGCCAGCGCGTCGAGCATGGCCTCGCACTGCGCGGCATAGAGCGCGCGCACCGATTCGATGTGCTGGTCGAGCAGGCCGTCGCGCACGGTCTCGAAGGCGAGCAGCTGCACCAGGCTGGGGGTGTGCAGGTCGGCGGCCTGCTTGGCCTGCGCGAGCTTGCGCGCCAGTTCCGGCGGGGCGATCAGGTAACCCAGGCGCAGGCCGGGGGCGAGCACCTTGGAGAAGCTGCCCAGGTAGGCCACGCCATCCGGGTTCATCGACAGCAGCGAGGGCAGGCGTTCGCCGTCGTAGGCGAGTTCGCCGTAGGGGTCGTCCTCGACCAGCAGCACGCCCAGTTCGCGCGCGCGCTCGACCAGTGCCACACGGCGCGCCACCGGCATGCGCCGCCCGGTGGGGTTCTGGAAGTTGGGCTGGGCGTAGAGGAAGCGCGCGTCCTGCGCCAGCCCGGCGTCCAGCGCCTCGGGCAGCGGGCCGTCGTCGTCCGAGCGCAGCGCGCGGAAGACCGGCTCGTAGAGCGAGAAGGCCTGCAGCGCGCCCAGGTAGGTGGGGGTCTCCACCAGCACCGCACTGCCCGGATCGATCAGCACCTTGCCCAGCAGGTCCAACGCCTGCTGCGAGCCGGTGGTGACGATCACCCGTTCGGCGGCCACCCCGTGGCGTTCGGCGATCCATTCGCGCAGCGGCCCGTAGCCTTCGGTGGGGCCGTACTGCAGCGCGGTCTGCGCCTGGCGGGCGAACACCCGCACGCTGGCGCGCGCGATCGCATCGACCGGAAAGCTCGCCGGCGACGGCAGCCCGCCGGCGAAGGAGATGACCTCGGGCCGCTCGGTCACCTTGAGGATCTCGCGGATCGCGGAACTGGTCAGCGCTCGGGCGCGGCGGGAAAAATGGATGTTCATGGCGGACAGTACTGAGCGTCGAAGAAAGCCGGAAAGGCCTCCAGCCTAGGACAAACGAGTTCATGCGTACCGGTACAGTTGCACGCACAATCCTGAAAAGTGGCCCGGTGGGTTTGGCTGCCAGCAACGGACACGTAGCGCTTAGAATGCACTCATGAAGCTTCCGTTCCGCTCCGCCCTGATCGCCGCGACCTTCGCCGCCGCCCTGCCCGCCGCTGCCGACGACGCCGGCTTCGCCCGCTGCTTGGCCGAACTGCGCGAGCAGGCGCCCGCCAAGGGCGTCGCCAGCGCCACCTTCGACACCCACACCCGCGAACTGGCCCCCGACATGGCGGTGGTCGGCTTCCTCGACGCCCAGCCCGAGTTCACCACCGCCATCTGGGACTACCTGGCCGCGCTGGTGGACGACGAGCGCGTCGCCGACGGGCGCGCCATGCTGGCGCAGTGGGCGGAAACGCTGGCTGCCGTCGAGGCGCGCTACGCGGTGGAGCCCGCGGTGGTGGTGGCGGTATGGGGCGTGGAGAGCAACTACGGGCGCAACTTCGGCAAGCGTCCGCTGGTGCAGTCGCTCGCCACCCTGTCCTGCTTCGGCCGCCGCCAGAGCTTCTTCCGCGGCGAGTTCTTCACCACGCTGCAGATCCTCCAGGAAGGCCACGTCGACGCCGACAAGCTCACCGGCTCCTGGGCCGGGGCCTTTGGCCACACCCAGTTCATGCCGTCCACCTTCATGCGCCTGGCCGAGGACTTCGACGGCAACGGGCGCCGCGACCTGGTGGGCAGCGTGCCCGACGCGCTCGCCTCCACCGCCAACTTCCTGGCCCGCGCCGGCTGGCAGCACGGCCGCCCGTGGGGCATCGAAGTGCGCCTGCCGCAGGGTTTCGACGCCGCCCAGGCGGGACGCCGCGCGCGGCGTTCGCTGGACGCCTGGCGCGCCGCCGGGCTCACCCGCGCCGACGGCGGCGCACTGCCGGGCGGCGGCGACACCGCCGGGCTGATCCTGCCGGCCGGCACCGCCGGCCCGGCCTTCCTCACCCTGCGCAACTTCGACGCCCTGTTCAGCTACAACGCCGCCGAAAGCTACGCGCTGGCCATCGCCCACCTGGCCGACCGCCTGCGCGGCGGCGACGCCGGCTTCCACACCCGCTGGCCGACCGACGACCCCGGCCTGTCGCGTGCCGAACGCCGCGAACTGCAGC contains:
- the dksA gene encoding RNA polymerase-binding protein DksA, which encodes MNAIVNNLPTEQELLAASPDDYMSPEQLAFFRHRLEEEMRQLLENAHETTTHLQESEATPDPSDRASVEEEHTLELRVRDRERKLLKKIEEAIARIDTGDYGWCEETGEPIGIGRLLARPTATLSLEAQERREKLKKMHGG
- a CDS encoding PLP-dependent aminotransferase family protein; translated protein: MNIHFSRRARALTSSAIREILKVTERPEVISFAGGLPSPASFPVDAIARASVRVFARQAQTALQYGPTEGYGPLREWIAERHGVAAERVIVTTGSQQALDLLGKVLIDPGSAVLVETPTYLGALQAFSLYEPVFRALRSDDDGPLPEALDAGLAQDARFLYAQPNFQNPTGRRMPVARRVALVERARELGVLLVEDDPYGELAYDGERLPSLLSMNPDGVAYLGSFSKVLAPGLRLGYLIAPPELARKLAQAKQAADLHTPSLVQLLAFETVRDGLLDQHIESVRALYAAQCEAMLDALARHMPAGVRWNRPRGGMFVWLTLPAGVDAGELLPRAIERNVAFVPGAAFHAGEAAANTLRLAFVTVPAARIEQGVAVLGALFAEALEHAQAA
- a CDS encoding lytic murein transglycosylase; translation: MKLPFRSALIAATFAAALPAAADDAGFARCLAELREQAPAKGVASATFDTHTRELAPDMAVVGFLDAQPEFTTAIWDYLAALVDDERVADGRAMLAQWAETLAAVEARYAVEPAVVVAVWGVESNYGRNFGKRPLVQSLATLSCFGRRQSFFRGEFFTTLQILQEGHVDADKLTGSWAGAFGHTQFMPSTFMRLAEDFDGNGRRDLVGSVPDALASTANFLARAGWQHGRPWGIEVRLPQGFDAAQAGRRARRSLDAWRAAGLTRADGGALPGGGDTAGLILPAGTAGPAFLTLRNFDALFSYNAAESYALAIAHLADRLRGGDAGFHTRWPTDDPGLSRAERRELQRLLLARGYDIGEVDGLLGTNTRRAIADLQRQLGWEADGRAGRRLLEHLRRPG